From Epinephelus lanceolatus isolate andai-2023 chromosome 12, ASM4190304v1, whole genome shotgun sequence, the proteins below share one genomic window:
- the espnlb gene encoding espin-like protein — translation MVRQLQVRLQDEEEQRRQGLTNGYTPVDGWKYSQTHNAVLGPFGELLTEDDLMYLQQQIETVSLQKRCQAFELELTRLTEELRAILPDPIVNISLNKEVLQKMDAEGKVHPTLPVWCSRVSEIVRSMSLLVANLTHTTEEEDERRIEEGVMMEGNGLHGVGDSLGTDLDQGQETVPAHGETSSGCRIPHIGMASAFSHRLETNSYSRARREKVEREIQQSGVSVRNLRSNFEGQIGGIYPFAGVVKGGQGLNSQVVFGASNNQHANTVLSCDVSLCDPPTKLIPVMETTSLRKERIVVLFLSHWKKSAYAISVRAAMQRQGQEAVSGRVTGASPQQKITSMFQFCQQRGAVDKMLNSWRGKLELKDTPKSCLSSSNSSRNPPQRVTFSPEQFLPDVDGVAVTHDSLTLELFMLGYFHILEQELSPEERKMRHLLCFEVFDHVGSFSWEMVRDFHKAVLQEIQAGSRQWSDGFEDIKVRFFGDSRPCRCPLPASSSSLLPDSRLVPKVIVQSATPDECGSDTDFSCFNNEDICKYIDRSFAFWKEKEAELFDFEH, via the exons ATGGTGCGACAGCTACAGGTCAGGCTGCAGGACGAGGAGGAACAGAGGAGACAG GGCCTGACTAACGGCTACACTCCAGTGGATGGCTGGAAGTACTCTCAAACACACAACGCAGTCTTGGGGCCCTTTGGTGAGCTGTTAACAGAGGATGACCTGATgtacctgcagcagcagattgAGACTGTTTCACTGCAGAAGCGCTGCCAGGCCTTTGAGCTGGAGCTGACCAGGTTGACCGAGGAACTGAGGGCCATTTTACCCGATCCAATCGTAAACATCTCCCTCAACAAAGAGGTCCTACAAAAGATGGACGCAGAGGGAAAAGTGCACCCGACTCTGCCAGTGTGGTGCAGTCGTGTGTCAGAGATTGTTCGGAGCATGTCACTGCTTGTGGCTAATCTGACCCACACTACAGAAGAAGAGGATGAGCGGAGGATAGAGGAAGGCGTGATGATGGAGGGGAATGGTTTGCATGGAGTAGGAGATAGTTTAGGAACTGATTTAGACCAGGGCCAAGAGACGGTGCCAGCACATGGTGAGACCTCTAGTGGATGTAGGATTCCTCATATAGGGATGGCGTCTGCTTTTAGCCATCGTCTGGAGACCAACAGCTACAGCAGAGCACGGAGGGAGAAGGTGGAGCGGGAGATCCAGCAGTCTGGGGTGTCAGTCAGAAACCTCAGATCCAATTTTGAGGGTCAGATTGGTGGTATTTATCCCTTTGCTGGGGTTGTGAAAGGAGGCCAAGGGTTGAACAGCCAGGTTGTGTTTGGAGCTTCAAACAACCAGCATGCTAACACAGTTCTCAGCTGTGACGTCAGCCTCTGCGATCCTCCTACGAAACTTATACCTGTGATGGAGACGACCAGCTTAAGGAAAGAGCGTATAGTGGTACTGTTCCTGAGCCACTGGAAGAAATCTGCATATGCTATATCAGTGAGAGCAGCGAtgcagagacagggacaggaaGCAGTGTCAGGGAGAGTGACGGGAGCATCACCCCAACAGAAAATCACCTCCATGTTTCAATTCTGCCAACAACGCGGTGCTGTGGACAAGATGCTAAACTCCTGGAGGGGTAAACTAGAACTCAAAGACACACCAAAGTCCTGTTTGTCCTCCTCTAACTCCTCACGGAATCCACCACAGAGAGTAACCTTCTCCCCGGAGCAGTTCCTGCCAGACGTGGATGGCGTCGCAGTGACCCACGACAGCTTGACCCTCGAACTCTTCATGCTAGGATACTTCCACATCTTAGAGCAGGAGCTGTCGCCCgaggagaggaagatgaggcATCTACTCTGCTTCGAAGTCTTTGACCACGTTGGCAGTTTCTCCTGGGAGATGGTGAGGGACTTCCACAAGGCTGTTCTCCAGGAAATCCAGGCCGGGAGTCGACAGTGGAGCGACGGCTTCGAGGACATCAAAGTTCGCTTCTTTGGGGACTCGAGACCCTGCCGCTGTCCCTTgccagcatcatcatcatcactgttgcCAGATTCCAGACTCGTGCCCAAAGTTATAGTTCAAAGTGCTACTCCGGATGAGTGCGGCAGTGACACGGACTTCTCTTGTTTCAACAATGAGGACATTTGTAAATACATTGACCGCAGCTTTGCTTTCTGGAAGGAGAAGGAGGCAGAGCTGTTTGATTTCGAACATTAA